From a single Callithrix jacchus isolate 240 chromosome 5, calJac240_pri, whole genome shotgun sequence genomic region:
- the ASGR1 gene encoding asialoglycoprotein receptor 1 isoform X2: MTKEYQDLQHLDNEENDHHQLRKGPPPPQPLLRRLCSGPRLLLLSLGLSLLLLVVVCVIGSQNSQLQEELRALRETFSNFTAITEAQVKGLSTQGGNVGRKMKSLESQLEKQQKDLSEDHSSLLLHVKQFVSDLRSLSCQVLALQGNGSESACCPVNWVEHERSCYWFSRSGKAWAEADNYCRLENAHLVVVTSWEEQKFVQHHTGPVNTWMGLHDQNGPWKWVDGTDYETGFKNWRPDQPDDWYGHGLGGGEDCAHFTAADGRWNDDVCQRPYRWVCEAELDKPSQEPPLP, encoded by the exons ATGACCAAGGAGTATCAAGACCTTCAGCATCTGGATAATGAGGAGAATGACCATCATCAGCTCAGAAAAG GGccgcctcctccccagcccctcctgcgGCGTCTCTGCTCCGGACCTCGCCTCCTCCTgctctccctgggcctcagcctcctgctgctGGTGGTTGTCTGTGTGATCGGATCCCAAA ACTCCCAGCTGCAGGAGGAGTTGCGGGCCCTGAGAGAGACTTTCAGCAACTTCACAGCGATCACTGAGGCCCAGGTCAAGGGTCTGAGCACCCAGG GAGGCAATGTGGGGAGAAAGATGAAGtccctggaatcccagctggAGAAACAGCAGAAGGACTTGAGTGAAG atcactccagcctgctgCTCCACGTGAAGCAGTTCGTGTCTGACCTGCGGAGCCTGAGCTGTCAGGTGTTGGCGCTCCAGGGCAATG GCTCGGAAAGTGCCTGCTGCCCGGTCAACTGGGTGGAGCACGAGCGCAGCTGCTACTGGTTCTCTCGCTCCGGGAAGGCCTGGGCCGAAGCCGACAACTACTGCCGGCTGGAGAACGCGCACCTTGTGGTAGTCACGTCCTGGGAGGAGCAG AAATTTGTCCAGCATCACACAGGCCCTGTGAACACCTGGATGGGCCTCCATGACCAAAACGGGCCCTGGAAGTGGGTGGACGGGACGGACTATGAGACGGGCTTCAA GAACTGGAGGCCGGACCAGCCGGACGACTGGTACGGCCATGGGCTCGGAGGAGGCGAGGACTGTGCCCACTTCACCGCCGCCGACGGCCGCTGGAACGACGACGTGTGCCAGAGGCCTTACCGCTGGGTCTGCGAGGCAGAGCTGGACAAGCCCAGCCAGGAGCCTCCTCTTCCTTAA
- the ASGR1 gene encoding asialoglycoprotein receptor 1 isoform X1 — MTSHLDLSPRSSASPIMTKEYQDLQHLDNEENDHHQLRKGPPPPQPLLRRLCSGPRLLLLSLGLSLLLLVVVCVIGSQNSQLQEELRALRETFSNFTAITEAQVKGLSTQGGNVGRKMKSLESQLEKQQKDLSEDHSSLLLHVKQFVSDLRSLSCQVLALQGNGSESACCPVNWVEHERSCYWFSRSGKAWAEADNYCRLENAHLVVVTSWEEQKFVQHHTGPVNTWMGLHDQNGPWKWVDGTDYETGFKNWRPDQPDDWYGHGLGGGEDCAHFTAADGRWNDDVCQRPYRWVCEAELDKPSQEPPLP, encoded by the exons CCCCAGGTCCAGCGCCAGCCCTATCATGACCAAGGAGTATCAAGACCTTCAGCATCTGGATAATGAGGAGAATGACCATCATCAGCTCAGAAAAG GGccgcctcctccccagcccctcctgcgGCGTCTCTGCTCCGGACCTCGCCTCCTCCTgctctccctgggcctcagcctcctgctgctGGTGGTTGTCTGTGTGATCGGATCCCAAA ACTCCCAGCTGCAGGAGGAGTTGCGGGCCCTGAGAGAGACTTTCAGCAACTTCACAGCGATCACTGAGGCCCAGGTCAAGGGTCTGAGCACCCAGG GAGGCAATGTGGGGAGAAAGATGAAGtccctggaatcccagctggAGAAACAGCAGAAGGACTTGAGTGAAG atcactccagcctgctgCTCCACGTGAAGCAGTTCGTGTCTGACCTGCGGAGCCTGAGCTGTCAGGTGTTGGCGCTCCAGGGCAATG GCTCGGAAAGTGCCTGCTGCCCGGTCAACTGGGTGGAGCACGAGCGCAGCTGCTACTGGTTCTCTCGCTCCGGGAAGGCCTGGGCCGAAGCCGACAACTACTGCCGGCTGGAGAACGCGCACCTTGTGGTAGTCACGTCCTGGGAGGAGCAG AAATTTGTCCAGCATCACACAGGCCCTGTGAACACCTGGATGGGCCTCCATGACCAAAACGGGCCCTGGAAGTGGGTGGACGGGACGGACTATGAGACGGGCTTCAA GAACTGGAGGCCGGACCAGCCGGACGACTGGTACGGCCATGGGCTCGGAGGAGGCGAGGACTGTGCCCACTTCACCGCCGCCGACGGCCGCTGGAACGACGACGTGTGCCAGAGGCCTTACCGCTGGGTCTGCGAGGCAGAGCTGGACAAGCCCAGCCAGGAGCCTCCTCTTCCTTAA